The following proteins are encoded in a genomic region of Maniola jurtina chromosome 17, ilManJurt1.1, whole genome shotgun sequence:
- the LOC123873905 gene encoding nucleolar MIF4G domain-containing protein 1 homolog isoform X4 produces MDLDDDSDQPVSGESEISEDDCESNDSELDDYEESVKKSNKKSLSSNKESSKEKHISEDDNVSESELNDSSDHESEKSESDEESVKKSTKTCRNKQSSKEEKSKTKSKQTRERIVSEKDLSKVFSDDEVSELSGNEDLSGDENGGVQNTSAKEEVEKPDVWEDIYGRKRDKEGNIIKEEKGVYVPPHLRNKDSVSDKELAQLKRQIKSVLNKLAGTNLHWACTSIENLYSSNSRHSVNTALTQLWLDATVQKALTADRMLAEHAALIAVLHANVGSEIGAHFLEELSRKFDAMMETPQPVQDKTLDNLVGCLALLYSFKIYQASLLYDILTRLVDELSEKSIDCVLTALRNVGGVLRKEEPAALKTFIHDTQTKVTKLNQSADTGSRIKFLLEVLLAVKNNNLNKIPNYDPTYIEHLKKMCRGIVRKGNYVTTLNIRLEDLLKAHERGKWWVVGSAWEGSRVQEDKQTVNLPASSDQRLLELARKQRMNTDVRRSIFCVIMAAEDYMDAFEKLQHLGLKGQQEREVIHVLLACCLQEKTYNPYYGVLGQKLCDYDRKYQLSIQYSVWDKIKELDSLSKQGTANLAQFLIHLIMQKGLPLSVLKIIQFSDLNKTTVRFMRQILLAIIMNEDLQTSLEVFHRISKPPKLHMFRESLRLFIQHFLIKNAGKKTTVLSDEDMATLKERAVEVDRILTLYENKLRL; encoded by the exons ATGGATTTGGATGACGATAGTGATCAGCCAGTTAGTGGTGAAAGTGAAATAAGTGAAGATGATTGTGAAAGTAATGACAGTGAACTAGACGACTATGAAGAATCAGTTAAGaagtcaaataaaaaatctttatctaGTAATAAGGAAtcaagtaaagaaaaacatatttCTGAAGATGATAACGTAAGTGAAAGTGAATTAAATGACAGTAGTGATCATGAAAGTGAAAAAAGTGAATCAGATGAAGAATCCGTAAAGAAATCCACAAAAACATGTAGGAATAAGCAATCAAGTAAAGaagaaaaaagtaaaacaaaatcaaaacagACAAGGGAAAGAATTGTTTCAGAAAAAGACCTTAGTAAAGTATTCAGTGATGATGAAGTGTCAGAGCTGTCTGGCAATGAAGATTTATCCGGTGATGAAAATGGTGGTGTCCAAAATACAAGTGCTAAGGAAGAAGTTGAAAAACCTGATGTTTGGGAGGATATCTATGGAAGAAAAAGGGACAAAGAAGGAAATATTATTAag gAAGAAAAAGGAGTATATGTTCCACCACATTTAAGGAACAAAGATTCAGTTTCAGATAAGGAACTGGCTCAGCTCAAACGTCAAATTAAAA GCGTCCTCAACAAGCTAGCCGGTACAAACCTCCACTGGGCTTGCACATCTATAGAGAACCTATACTCCAGTAACAGCAGACATTCAGTCAACACTGCTCTCACGCAGCTATGGCTGGACGCGACGGTTCAAAAGGCTCTAACTGCGGATAGAATGCTCGCCGAACATGCCGCTCTCATTGCAGTTCTACACGCCAACGTTGGCTCTGAAATAG GTGCCCATTTCTTAGAAGAATTATCAAGGAAGTTTGATGCCATGATGGAAACCCCACAACCAGTACAAGATAAGACGTTGGATAATCTTGTAGGATGCCTCGCTCTTTTGTACAGCTTTAAG atcTACCAGGCATCTTTACTCTATGACATTTTAACACGTTTAGTAGATGAATTAAGTGAAAAAAGTATTGACTGTGTGCTCACAGCCTTACGCAATGTGGGGGGAGTGTTAAGGAAGGAGGAACCAGCCGCACTAAAGACATTCATACACGACACACAAACTAAGGTTACCAAGTTGAACCAGAGTGCAGACACTGG GTCCCGTATAAAATTCCTTTTGGAAGTATTGCTGGCAGTGAAAAACAACAATTTGAATAAGATCCCCAACTACGACCCCACATATATAGAGCATTTGAAGAAAATGTGTCGTGGCATTGTTAGAAAAGGCAACTATGTCACCACGCTCAATATTAGACTGGAAGACTTATTAAAAG CTCATGAAAGAGGAAAATGGTGGGTGGTAGGATCGGCGTGGGAGGGCAGCCGCGTACAAGAAGACAAACAAACAGTTAATTTACCAGCGTCCAGTGATCAAAGGCTGCTGGAGTTAGCAAGAAAACAACGCATGAATACTGACGTCAGAAGAAGCATATTCTGTGTTATTATGGCTGCTGAG GACTATATGGATGCGTTCGAAAAGCTGCAACACCTGGGGCTAAAAGGTCAACAAGAAAGGGAAGTGATCCATGTATTATTAGCGTGCTGTCTGCAGGAGAAAACATACAACCCCTACTACGGGGTGCTGGGACAGAAGCTGTGCGACTATGATAGGAAATACCAG CTGTCAATACAATACTCGGTGTGGGACAAGATAAAGGAGCTAGATTCCCTTTCCAAGCAGGGCACGGCGAACTTGGCACAATTCCTGATACATCTCATCATGCAGAAAGGACTGCCGCTTTCAGTTTTAAAG ATAATCCAATTCTCCGACCTAAACAAAACAACAGTTCGCTTCATGCGTCAAATCCTACTCGCAATAATCATGAACGAAGACCTACAAACATCACTAGAAGTGTTCCACAGGATATCCAAACCGCCCAAACTGCACATGTTCAGAGAAAGCCTCCGactgttcatacaacatttccTCATCAAAAACGCGGGGAAAAAGACTACTGTTTTATCCGACGAAGACATGGCAACACTGAAAGAAAGGGCGGTTGAAGTTGATAGGATATTGACTTTGTACGAAAATAAGTTACGACTTTGA
- the LOC123873905 gene encoding nucleolar MIF4G domain-containing protein 1 isoform X3, whose translation MKKVKTANRPKFPNTRKALRKEKRKQKKINRQDHYLRKKNESIQPKYVAGKFVKRPADSPVFNDEPISKKPKAKVETTQDIVLRQLNKERNEANKLKSQMNEQRKKMMLQANEDEEKMIKKLEKQLGLNKAKNKTKTFAEDGLDYLLEICDRTTSEQIVAAEKHLAEVEHDSDFEEDLAVVTGKEIPKKSKKDKEKKEKDKSEDKIDSDADEMDLDDDSDQPVSGESEISEDDCESNDSELDDYEESVKKSNKKSLSSNKESSKEKHISEDDNVSESELNDSSDHESEKSESDEESVKKSTKTCRNKQSSKEEKSKTKSKQTRERIVSEKDLSKVFSDDEVSELSGNEDLSGDENGGVQNTSAKEEVEKPDVWEDIYGRKRDKEGNIIKEEKGVYVPPHLRNKDSVSDKELAQLKRQIKSAHFLEELSRKFDAMMETPQPVQDKTLDNLVGCLALLYSFKIYQASLLYDILTRLVDELSEKSIDCVLTALRNVGGVLRKEEPAALKTFIHDTQTKVTKLNQSADTGSRIKFLLEVLLAVKNNNLNKIPNYDPTYIEHLKKMCRGIVRKGNYVTTLNIRLEDLLKAHERGKWWVVGSAWEGSRVQEDKQTVNLPASSDQRLLELARKQRMNTDVRRSIFCVIMAAEDYMDAFEKLQHLGLKGQQEREVIHVLLACCLQEKTYNPYYGVLGQKLCDYDRKYQLSIQYSVWDKIKELDSLSKQGTANLAQFLIHLIMQKGLPLSVLKIIQFSDLNKTTVRFMRQILLAIIMNEDLQTSLEVFHRISKPPKLHMFRESLRLFIQHFLIKNAGKKTTVLSDEDMATLKERAVEVDRILTLYENKLRL comes from the exons ATGAAGAAAGTGAAAACAGCGAATAGGCCAAAATTCCCAAATACACGCAAAGCTCTACGTAAGGAAAAAaggaaacaaaagaaaattaatcGGCAGGACCATTATTTGAGAAAGAAAAATGAGTCTATTCAGCCTAAATATGTAGCAGGAAAATTTGTTAAGCGGCCAGCTGATAGCCCAGTCTTCAACGATGAACCGATa AGTAAAAAACCGAAAGCTAAAGTTGAAACAACCCAAGACATTGTATTAAGGCAGCTAAACAAAGAGAGGAATGAAGCCAACAAGCTCAAATCGCAGATGAATGAACAGAGAAAGAAGATGATGCTCCAAGCCAATGAGGACGAGGAGAAGATGATCAAGAAGCTGGAGAAGCAGCTGGGGCTGAATAAGGCCAAAAATAAGACCAAGACTTTTGCTGAGGATGGTCTTGATT ATTTACTAGAAATCTGTGATAGGACAACATCAGAACAGATTGTAGCTGCAGAAAAGCATTTGGCTGAAGTAGAACACGATTCAGACTTTGAGGAAGATCTAGCTGTGGTTACTGGTAAAGAAATACCTAAAAAGAGTAAAAAAGataaagagaaaaaagaaaaagataaatcTGAAGATAAAATAGATTCTGATGCTGATGAAATGGATTTGGATGACGATAGTGATCAGCCAGTTAGTGGTGAAAGTGAAATAAGTGAAGATGATTGTGAAAGTAATGACAGTGAACTAGACGACTATGAAGAATCAGTTAAGaagtcaaataaaaaatctttatctaGTAATAAGGAAtcaagtaaagaaaaacatatttCTGAAGATGATAACGTAAGTGAAAGTGAATTAAATGACAGTAGTGATCATGAAAGTGAAAAAAGTGAATCAGATGAAGAATCCGTAAAGAAATCCACAAAAACATGTAGGAATAAGCAATCAAGTAAAGaagaaaaaagtaaaacaaaatcaaaacagACAAGGGAAAGAATTGTTTCAGAAAAAGACCTTAGTAAAGTATTCAGTGATGATGAAGTGTCAGAGCTGTCTGGCAATGAAGATTTATCCGGTGATGAAAATGGTGGTGTCCAAAATACAAGTGCTAAGGAAGAAGTTGAAAAACCTGATGTTTGGGAGGATATCTATGGAAGAAAAAGGGACAAAGAAGGAAATATTATTAag gAAGAAAAAGGAGTATATGTTCCACCACATTTAAGGAACAAAGATTCAGTTTCAGATAAGGAACTGGCTCAGCTCAAACGTCAAATTAAAA GTGCCCATTTCTTAGAAGAATTATCAAGGAAGTTTGATGCCATGATGGAAACCCCACAACCAGTACAAGATAAGACGTTGGATAATCTTGTAGGATGCCTCGCTCTTTTGTACAGCTTTAAG atcTACCAGGCATCTTTACTCTATGACATTTTAACACGTTTAGTAGATGAATTAAGTGAAAAAAGTATTGACTGTGTGCTCACAGCCTTACGCAATGTGGGGGGAGTGTTAAGGAAGGAGGAACCAGCCGCACTAAAGACATTCATACACGACACACAAACTAAGGTTACCAAGTTGAACCAGAGTGCAGACACTGG GTCCCGTATAAAATTCCTTTTGGAAGTATTGCTGGCAGTGAAAAACAACAATTTGAATAAGATCCCCAACTACGACCCCACATATATAGAGCATTTGAAGAAAATGTGTCGTGGCATTGTTAGAAAAGGCAACTATGTCACCACGCTCAATATTAGACTGGAAGACTTATTAAAAG CTCATGAAAGAGGAAAATGGTGGGTGGTAGGATCGGCGTGGGAGGGCAGCCGCGTACAAGAAGACAAACAAACAGTTAATTTACCAGCGTCCAGTGATCAAAGGCTGCTGGAGTTAGCAAGAAAACAACGCATGAATACTGACGTCAGAAGAAGCATATTCTGTGTTATTATGGCTGCTGAG GACTATATGGATGCGTTCGAAAAGCTGCAACACCTGGGGCTAAAAGGTCAACAAGAAAGGGAAGTGATCCATGTATTATTAGCGTGCTGTCTGCAGGAGAAAACATACAACCCCTACTACGGGGTGCTGGGACAGAAGCTGTGCGACTATGATAGGAAATACCAG CTGTCAATACAATACTCGGTGTGGGACAAGATAAAGGAGCTAGATTCCCTTTCCAAGCAGGGCACGGCGAACTTGGCACAATTCCTGATACATCTCATCATGCAGAAAGGACTGCCGCTTTCAGTTTTAAAG ATAATCCAATTCTCCGACCTAAACAAAACAACAGTTCGCTTCATGCGTCAAATCCTACTCGCAATAATCATGAACGAAGACCTACAAACATCACTAGAAGTGTTCCACAGGATATCCAAACCGCCCAAACTGCACATGTTCAGAGAAAGCCTCCGactgttcatacaacatttccTCATCAAAAACGCGGGGAAAAAGACTACTGTTTTATCCGACGAAGACATGGCAACACTGAAAGAAAGGGCGGTTGAAGTTGATAGGATATTGACTTTGTACGAAAATAAGTTACGACTTTGA
- the LOC123873905 gene encoding nucleolar MIF4G domain-containing protein 1 isoform X2, with product MKKVKTANRPKFPNTRKALRKEKRKQKKINRQDHYLRKKNESIQPKYVAGKFVKRPADSPVFNDEPISKKPKAKVETTQDIVLRQLNKERNEANKLKSQMNEQRKKMMLQANEDEEKMIKKLEKQLGLNKAKNKTKTFAEDGLDYLLEICDRTTSEQIVAAEKHLAEVEHDSDFEEDLAVVTGKEIPKKSKKDKEKKEKDKSEDKIDSDADEMDLDDDSDQPVSGESEISEDDCESNDSELDDYEESVKKSNKKSLSSNKESSKEKHISEDDNVSESELNDSSDHESEKSESDEESVKKSTKTCRNKQSSKEEKSKTKSKQTRERIVSEKDLSKVFSDDEVSELSGNEDLSGDENGGVQNTSAKEEVEKPDVWEDIYGRKRDKEGNIIKEEKGVYVPPHLRNKDSVSDKELAQLKRQIKSVLNKLAGTNLHWACTSIENLYSSNSRHSVNTALTQLWLDATVQKALTADRMLAEHAALIAVLHANVGSEIGAHFLEELSRKFDAMMETPQPVQDKTLDNLVGCLALLYSFKIYQASLLYDILTRLVDELSEKSIDCVLTALRNVGGVLRKEEPAALKTFIHDTQTKVTKLNQSADTGSRIKFLLEVLLAVKNNNLNKIPNYDPTYIEHLKKMCRGIVRKGNYVTTLNIRLEDLLKAHERGKWWVVGSAWEGSRVQEDKQTVNLPASSDQRLLELARKQRMNTDVRRSIFCVIMAAELSIQYSVWDKIKELDSLSKQGTANLAQFLIHLIMQKGLPLSVLKIIQFSDLNKTTVRFMRQILLAIIMNEDLQTSLEVFHRISKPPKLHMFRESLRLFIQHFLIKNAGKKTTVLSDEDMATLKERAVEVDRILTLYENKLRL from the exons ATGAAGAAAGTGAAAACAGCGAATAGGCCAAAATTCCCAAATACACGCAAAGCTCTACGTAAGGAAAAAaggaaacaaaagaaaattaatcGGCAGGACCATTATTTGAGAAAGAAAAATGAGTCTATTCAGCCTAAATATGTAGCAGGAAAATTTGTTAAGCGGCCAGCTGATAGCCCAGTCTTCAACGATGAACCGATa AGTAAAAAACCGAAAGCTAAAGTTGAAACAACCCAAGACATTGTATTAAGGCAGCTAAACAAAGAGAGGAATGAAGCCAACAAGCTCAAATCGCAGATGAATGAACAGAGAAAGAAGATGATGCTCCAAGCCAATGAGGACGAGGAGAAGATGATCAAGAAGCTGGAGAAGCAGCTGGGGCTGAATAAGGCCAAAAATAAGACCAAGACTTTTGCTGAGGATGGTCTTGATT ATTTACTAGAAATCTGTGATAGGACAACATCAGAACAGATTGTAGCTGCAGAAAAGCATTTGGCTGAAGTAGAACACGATTCAGACTTTGAGGAAGATCTAGCTGTGGTTACTGGTAAAGAAATACCTAAAAAGAGTAAAAAAGataaagagaaaaaagaaaaagataaatcTGAAGATAAAATAGATTCTGATGCTGATGAAATGGATTTGGATGACGATAGTGATCAGCCAGTTAGTGGTGAAAGTGAAATAAGTGAAGATGATTGTGAAAGTAATGACAGTGAACTAGACGACTATGAAGAATCAGTTAAGaagtcaaataaaaaatctttatctaGTAATAAGGAAtcaagtaaagaaaaacatatttCTGAAGATGATAACGTAAGTGAAAGTGAATTAAATGACAGTAGTGATCATGAAAGTGAAAAAAGTGAATCAGATGAAGAATCCGTAAAGAAATCCACAAAAACATGTAGGAATAAGCAATCAAGTAAAGaagaaaaaagtaaaacaaaatcaaaacagACAAGGGAAAGAATTGTTTCAGAAAAAGACCTTAGTAAAGTATTCAGTGATGATGAAGTGTCAGAGCTGTCTGGCAATGAAGATTTATCCGGTGATGAAAATGGTGGTGTCCAAAATACAAGTGCTAAGGAAGAAGTTGAAAAACCTGATGTTTGGGAGGATATCTATGGAAGAAAAAGGGACAAAGAAGGAAATATTATTAag gAAGAAAAAGGAGTATATGTTCCACCACATTTAAGGAACAAAGATTCAGTTTCAGATAAGGAACTGGCTCAGCTCAAACGTCAAATTAAAA GCGTCCTCAACAAGCTAGCCGGTACAAACCTCCACTGGGCTTGCACATCTATAGAGAACCTATACTCCAGTAACAGCAGACATTCAGTCAACACTGCTCTCACGCAGCTATGGCTGGACGCGACGGTTCAAAAGGCTCTAACTGCGGATAGAATGCTCGCCGAACATGCCGCTCTCATTGCAGTTCTACACGCCAACGTTGGCTCTGAAATAG GTGCCCATTTCTTAGAAGAATTATCAAGGAAGTTTGATGCCATGATGGAAACCCCACAACCAGTACAAGATAAGACGTTGGATAATCTTGTAGGATGCCTCGCTCTTTTGTACAGCTTTAAG atcTACCAGGCATCTTTACTCTATGACATTTTAACACGTTTAGTAGATGAATTAAGTGAAAAAAGTATTGACTGTGTGCTCACAGCCTTACGCAATGTGGGGGGAGTGTTAAGGAAGGAGGAACCAGCCGCACTAAAGACATTCATACACGACACACAAACTAAGGTTACCAAGTTGAACCAGAGTGCAGACACTGG GTCCCGTATAAAATTCCTTTTGGAAGTATTGCTGGCAGTGAAAAACAACAATTTGAATAAGATCCCCAACTACGACCCCACATATATAGAGCATTTGAAGAAAATGTGTCGTGGCATTGTTAGAAAAGGCAACTATGTCACCACGCTCAATATTAGACTGGAAGACTTATTAAAAG CTCATGAAAGAGGAAAATGGTGGGTGGTAGGATCGGCGTGGGAGGGCAGCCGCGTACAAGAAGACAAACAAACAGTTAATTTACCAGCGTCCAGTGATCAAAGGCTGCTGGAGTTAGCAAGAAAACAACGCATGAATACTGACGTCAGAAGAAGCATATTCTGTGTTATTATGGCTGCTGAG CTGTCAATACAATACTCGGTGTGGGACAAGATAAAGGAGCTAGATTCCCTTTCCAAGCAGGGCACGGCGAACTTGGCACAATTCCTGATACATCTCATCATGCAGAAAGGACTGCCGCTTTCAGTTTTAAAG ATAATCCAATTCTCCGACCTAAACAAAACAACAGTTCGCTTCATGCGTCAAATCCTACTCGCAATAATCATGAACGAAGACCTACAAACATCACTAGAAGTGTTCCACAGGATATCCAAACCGCCCAAACTGCACATGTTCAGAGAAAGCCTCCGactgttcatacaacatttccTCATCAAAAACGCGGGGAAAAAGACTACTGTTTTATCCGACGAAGACATGGCAACACTGAAAGAAAGGGCGGTTGAAGTTGATAGGATATTGACTTTGTACGAAAATAAGTTACGACTTTGA
- the LOC123873905 gene encoding nucleolar MIF4G domain-containing protein 1 isoform X1 codes for MKKVKTANRPKFPNTRKALRKEKRKQKKINRQDHYLRKKNESIQPKYVAGKFVKRPADSPVFNDEPISKKPKAKVETTQDIVLRQLNKERNEANKLKSQMNEQRKKMMLQANEDEEKMIKKLEKQLGLNKAKNKTKTFAEDGLDYLLEICDRTTSEQIVAAEKHLAEVEHDSDFEEDLAVVTGKEIPKKSKKDKEKKEKDKSEDKIDSDADEMDLDDDSDQPVSGESEISEDDCESNDSELDDYEESVKKSNKKSLSSNKESSKEKHISEDDNVSESELNDSSDHESEKSESDEESVKKSTKTCRNKQSSKEEKSKTKSKQTRERIVSEKDLSKVFSDDEVSELSGNEDLSGDENGGVQNTSAKEEVEKPDVWEDIYGRKRDKEGNIIKEEKGVYVPPHLRNKDSVSDKELAQLKRQIKSVLNKLAGTNLHWACTSIENLYSSNSRHSVNTALTQLWLDATVQKALTADRMLAEHAALIAVLHANVGSEIGAHFLEELSRKFDAMMETPQPVQDKTLDNLVGCLALLYSFKIYQASLLYDILTRLVDELSEKSIDCVLTALRNVGGVLRKEEPAALKTFIHDTQTKVTKLNQSADTGSRIKFLLEVLLAVKNNNLNKIPNYDPTYIEHLKKMCRGIVRKGNYVTTLNIRLEDLLKAHERGKWWVVGSAWEGSRVQEDKQTVNLPASSDQRLLELARKQRMNTDVRRSIFCVIMAAEDYMDAFEKLQHLGLKGQQEREVIHVLLACCLQEKTYNPYYGVLGQKLCDYDRKYQLSIQYSVWDKIKELDSLSKQGTANLAQFLIHLIMQKGLPLSVLKIIQFSDLNKTTVRFMRQILLAIIMNEDLQTSLEVFHRISKPPKLHMFRESLRLFIQHFLIKNAGKKTTVLSDEDMATLKERAVEVDRILTLYENKLRL; via the exons ATGAAGAAAGTGAAAACAGCGAATAGGCCAAAATTCCCAAATACACGCAAAGCTCTACGTAAGGAAAAAaggaaacaaaagaaaattaatcGGCAGGACCATTATTTGAGAAAGAAAAATGAGTCTATTCAGCCTAAATATGTAGCAGGAAAATTTGTTAAGCGGCCAGCTGATAGCCCAGTCTTCAACGATGAACCGATa AGTAAAAAACCGAAAGCTAAAGTTGAAACAACCCAAGACATTGTATTAAGGCAGCTAAACAAAGAGAGGAATGAAGCCAACAAGCTCAAATCGCAGATGAATGAACAGAGAAAGAAGATGATGCTCCAAGCCAATGAGGACGAGGAGAAGATGATCAAGAAGCTGGAGAAGCAGCTGGGGCTGAATAAGGCCAAAAATAAGACCAAGACTTTTGCTGAGGATGGTCTTGATT ATTTACTAGAAATCTGTGATAGGACAACATCAGAACAGATTGTAGCTGCAGAAAAGCATTTGGCTGAAGTAGAACACGATTCAGACTTTGAGGAAGATCTAGCTGTGGTTACTGGTAAAGAAATACCTAAAAAGAGTAAAAAAGataaagagaaaaaagaaaaagataaatcTGAAGATAAAATAGATTCTGATGCTGATGAAATGGATTTGGATGACGATAGTGATCAGCCAGTTAGTGGTGAAAGTGAAATAAGTGAAGATGATTGTGAAAGTAATGACAGTGAACTAGACGACTATGAAGAATCAGTTAAGaagtcaaataaaaaatctttatctaGTAATAAGGAAtcaagtaaagaaaaacatatttCTGAAGATGATAACGTAAGTGAAAGTGAATTAAATGACAGTAGTGATCATGAAAGTGAAAAAAGTGAATCAGATGAAGAATCCGTAAAGAAATCCACAAAAACATGTAGGAATAAGCAATCAAGTAAAGaagaaaaaagtaaaacaaaatcaaaacagACAAGGGAAAGAATTGTTTCAGAAAAAGACCTTAGTAAAGTATTCAGTGATGATGAAGTGTCAGAGCTGTCTGGCAATGAAGATTTATCCGGTGATGAAAATGGTGGTGTCCAAAATACAAGTGCTAAGGAAGAAGTTGAAAAACCTGATGTTTGGGAGGATATCTATGGAAGAAAAAGGGACAAAGAAGGAAATATTATTAag gAAGAAAAAGGAGTATATGTTCCACCACATTTAAGGAACAAAGATTCAGTTTCAGATAAGGAACTGGCTCAGCTCAAACGTCAAATTAAAA GCGTCCTCAACAAGCTAGCCGGTACAAACCTCCACTGGGCTTGCACATCTATAGAGAACCTATACTCCAGTAACAGCAGACATTCAGTCAACACTGCTCTCACGCAGCTATGGCTGGACGCGACGGTTCAAAAGGCTCTAACTGCGGATAGAATGCTCGCCGAACATGCCGCTCTCATTGCAGTTCTACACGCCAACGTTGGCTCTGAAATAG GTGCCCATTTCTTAGAAGAATTATCAAGGAAGTTTGATGCCATGATGGAAACCCCACAACCAGTACAAGATAAGACGTTGGATAATCTTGTAGGATGCCTCGCTCTTTTGTACAGCTTTAAG atcTACCAGGCATCTTTACTCTATGACATTTTAACACGTTTAGTAGATGAATTAAGTGAAAAAAGTATTGACTGTGTGCTCACAGCCTTACGCAATGTGGGGGGAGTGTTAAGGAAGGAGGAACCAGCCGCACTAAAGACATTCATACACGACACACAAACTAAGGTTACCAAGTTGAACCAGAGTGCAGACACTGG GTCCCGTATAAAATTCCTTTTGGAAGTATTGCTGGCAGTGAAAAACAACAATTTGAATAAGATCCCCAACTACGACCCCACATATATAGAGCATTTGAAGAAAATGTGTCGTGGCATTGTTAGAAAAGGCAACTATGTCACCACGCTCAATATTAGACTGGAAGACTTATTAAAAG CTCATGAAAGAGGAAAATGGTGGGTGGTAGGATCGGCGTGGGAGGGCAGCCGCGTACAAGAAGACAAACAAACAGTTAATTTACCAGCGTCCAGTGATCAAAGGCTGCTGGAGTTAGCAAGAAAACAACGCATGAATACTGACGTCAGAAGAAGCATATTCTGTGTTATTATGGCTGCTGAG GACTATATGGATGCGTTCGAAAAGCTGCAACACCTGGGGCTAAAAGGTCAACAAGAAAGGGAAGTGATCCATGTATTATTAGCGTGCTGTCTGCAGGAGAAAACATACAACCCCTACTACGGGGTGCTGGGACAGAAGCTGTGCGACTATGATAGGAAATACCAG CTGTCAATACAATACTCGGTGTGGGACAAGATAAAGGAGCTAGATTCCCTTTCCAAGCAGGGCACGGCGAACTTGGCACAATTCCTGATACATCTCATCATGCAGAAAGGACTGCCGCTTTCAGTTTTAAAG ATAATCCAATTCTCCGACCTAAACAAAACAACAGTTCGCTTCATGCGTCAAATCCTACTCGCAATAATCATGAACGAAGACCTACAAACATCACTAGAAGTGTTCCACAGGATATCCAAACCGCCCAAACTGCACATGTTCAGAGAAAGCCTCCGactgttcatacaacatttccTCATCAAAAACGCGGGGAAAAAGACTACTGTTTTATCCGACGAAGACATGGCAACACTGAAAGAAAGGGCGGTTGAAGTTGATAGGATATTGACTTTGTACGAAAATAAGTTACGACTTTGA